A region from the Paenibacillus humicola genome encodes:
- the gerQ gene encoding spore coat protein GerQ: MANGYGFNTAVSPARTGGAGYGGGMNPAYPQAGASAFPAQMPMTAGASAFPMMQMPMTAGAGAVPAVPSGSLVTPAGGNIMAVPIVEESYVENILRLNRGKMATFYMTYENNREWNAKIFRGIVEAAGRDHIIISDPSTGMRFLLLTLNLDYVTFDGPINYQYPFQGATITNTTPITSTGGAAGSAAPSLGR, encoded by the coding sequence ATGGCAAACGGTTACGGCTTCAATACGGCGGTCAGTCCGGCAAGAACAGGCGGAGCCGGCTACGGAGGAGGCATGAATCCGGCTTATCCGCAGGCCGGAGCATCGGCCTTTCCGGCGCAAATGCCGATGACGGCGGGCGCTTCGGCGTTCCCGATGATGCAAATGCCGATGACGGCGGGCGCGGGGGCCGTTCCGGCGGTGCCGAGCGGATCGCTCGTGACGCCGGCCGGCGGCAATATCATGGCGGTTCCGATTGTGGAGGAATCGTACGTCGAAAACATTTTGCGCCTCAACCGCGGCAAAATGGCTACCTTTTATATGACCTACGAAAACAACCGCGAATGGAACGCCAAAATTTTCCGCGGCATCGTCGAAGCGGCCGGACGCGACCATATTATTATCAGCGATCCGTCGACCGGCATGCGCTTCCTGCTGCTGACGCTGAACCTGGACTACGTCACTTTTGATGGGCCGATCAACTATCAGTATCCGTTCCAGGGCGCAACGATTACGAACACGACGCCGATCACGTCCACAGGAGGCGCAGCGGGCTCCGCGGCGCCGTCGTTAGGCCGATAA
- the trpS gene encoding tryptophan--tRNA ligase → MPKRVLSGIQPSGQLTLGNYIGAIQNFVKLQETHECFFMVVDLHAVTVPQEPAALREQTEAVAALFIAAGIDPAKASVFAQSHVPAHAELGWLMTTLTYMGELERMTQFKDKAAGKESVGAGLFVYPALMAADILVYNADLVPVGDDQKQHLELTRDLAQRFNTRFGDYFTIPEPYIPKIGARIMSLDDAAKKMSKSNPNPASFIALLDPPDMIRKKISRATTDSGREVAFDPAGKPEISNLMSIYAHCAGVTLEEIAGRYEGQGYGAFKKDLAEHVVAALEPLQARYREIRSSGEIGDILKRGAERVSAIANQTLADVKERMGFLAPR, encoded by the coding sequence ATGCCGAAACGCGTTCTTTCGGGCATTCAGCCAAGCGGTCAGCTGACCCTCGGCAATTACATCGGAGCGATTCAAAATTTCGTCAAGCTGCAGGAAACGCACGAATGCTTCTTTATGGTGGTCGACCTGCATGCGGTGACCGTGCCTCAGGAGCCGGCGGCTCTGCGCGAGCAGACCGAGGCGGTCGCGGCGCTCTTTATCGCCGCCGGCATCGATCCGGCAAAAGCGAGCGTGTTTGCGCAGTCGCATGTTCCCGCGCATGCGGAGCTCGGTTGGCTGATGACGACGCTGACCTATATGGGCGAGCTGGAGCGAATGACGCAGTTCAAGGACAAAGCCGCGGGCAAAGAATCGGTCGGCGCCGGTCTGTTCGTCTACCCGGCCTTGATGGCGGCGGACATTCTCGTCTATAACGCGGACCTCGTGCCGGTCGGGGACGACCAGAAGCAGCACCTGGAGCTGACCCGCGACTTGGCGCAGCGCTTCAACACGCGCTTCGGCGACTATTTCACGATACCGGAGCCGTACATTCCGAAAATCGGCGCGCGCATCATGTCGCTCGACGACGCTGCGAAGAAAATGAGCAAAAGCAATCCGAATCCGGCCAGCTTCATCGCGCTGCTTGATCCGCCGGACATGATCCGCAAAAAGATCAGCCGGGCGACGACGGATTCCGGGCGGGAGGTTGCATTCGATCCGGCCGGGAAGCCGGAAATCAGCAACCTGATGAGCATTTACGCCCACTGCGCGGGCGTCACGCTGGAGGAGATCGCAGGCCGTTACGAAGGCCAGGGCTACGGCGCGTTCAAGAAGGATTTGGCGGAGCATGTGGTGGCGGCGCTGGAGCCGCTGCAGGCGCGGTATCGCGAGATTCGCAGCTCCGGGGAGATCGGCGATATTTTAAAGCGCGGCGCGGAGCGCGTATCCGCCATTGCCAATCAAACCTTGGCGGACGTGAAGGAGCGGATGGGCTTCCTCGCGCCGCGCTGA
- a CDS encoding metal-dependent hydrolase, producing MDSGTHLVMGLGLAGLASIDPVVASDQTVYAAILIGTVIGSEAPDFDGILRIKSNAVYIRNHRGASHSVPAIAIWTVLITLLIQALFGFRIPWLHLGGWVLLAVSVHVFTDLFNTYGTQAARPFTEKWISWNIIHIFDPFIFGAHVLAILLWALRLADPRTVFPILYAVLIVYYIWRTAAHRSLRRRLPVLDADYRKGESYILIPTVSLYDWNVVKSQPDGTFLIGDYRRGKLRWVDRVRCSDHPAVEKSRSDASIRAFLYFTSFACAEVREHTWGYEVRWSDVRYRHRKQYPFVGVLLMDKDYLTLGSYVGWLSDDRLQKRLRMNTY from the coding sequence ATGGACAGCGGAACGCATTTGGTCATGGGACTCGGTCTGGCCGGTCTCGCTTCCATCGATCCGGTCGTGGCCTCCGACCAAACCGTTTATGCCGCCATCCTGATCGGTACGGTGATCGGATCGGAAGCGCCGGATTTCGACGGCATTCTACGCATCAAGAGCAACGCCGTCTATATCCGCAATCACCGGGGGGCTTCCCATTCCGTGCCCGCTATCGCGATTTGGACGGTTTTGATTACGCTGCTCATCCAGGCCCTCTTCGGCTTTCGCATCCCTTGGCTTCATCTCGGCGGCTGGGTGCTGCTGGCCGTCTCCGTCCATGTGTTCACCGATTTGTTCAACACGTACGGCACGCAGGCGGCAAGACCGTTTACGGAAAAATGGATCTCCTGGAACATCATCCATATTTTCGATCCGTTTATTTTCGGGGCCCATGTGCTGGCGATTCTGCTGTGGGCGCTGCGGCTTGCCGATCCGAGAACGGTTTTCCCGATCCTGTACGCCGTCTTGATCGTGTATTATATTTGGCGGACCGCTGCGCATCGATCGCTGCGAAGACGGCTGCCGGTTCTCGACGCCGATTACCGCAAAGGCGAGAGCTACATCCTCATCCCGACCGTCTCGCTCTACGACTGGAACGTCGTCAAATCGCAGCCGGACGGAACGTTCCTGATCGGCGATTACCGGCGGGGCAAGCTGCGCTGGGTCGACCGCGTCCGATGCTCCGACCACCCGGCCGTGGAGAAATCGCGCAGCGACGCGTCGATCCGCGCCTTCCTGTATTTCACCTCGTTCGCTTGTGCCGAAGTGCGCGAGCATACGTGGGGCTACGAGGTGCGCTGGTCGGATGTGCGTTACCGGCACCGCAAGCAGTATCCGTTCGTCGGCGTGCTGCTGATGGATAAGGATTATTTGACGCTCGGCTCCTATGTCGGCTGGCTGAGCGACGACCGGCTGCAGAAGCGTCTGCGCATGAATACGTATTGA
- a CDS encoding beta-propeller fold lactonase family protein, protein MTLRINGPLGWRLAAGAGALAVLAFLAAACMPSAEKEPAGPQSGSSITVSPDGDTIFVANGDANTVTVVDAGSRKVVKEIQVGREPRQLTVSPDGGTLYVTCRYANSVEWIDVRSGKVLGTAKTGIEPIGIVRSPDGKTLYVTNYRSGTVSVVDAVKRTILKQLPAGDKPRALALSADGGTLYVSDYLSADTLVYDTQSMKRKSDVKLAPSPDQKDRKKSQGIPNTIEQIRIAPDGKTAWEPHLLTNVDTTIQFEEVIFPAFSVLDLTTDKEDAKARKELFKAIDVKDKFGKSTIVSNPSDVLFSKDGTKAYALLSGSEDLLVFDLSRGGRASQIIRHLPGDYPVAMAMSPDGKNLYIHNENSHDMSVVTLPSGEEGGQPRVDGAPVKLIARDRLTPEERLGKTIFYSANTDDYPITGSFWMSCASCHSDGRTDGLTLTTGKGPRNVPSNVLAFETGLFMWDGSRDDFDDYIHTIQGEMGGMMDVDPARPIPADKQKMFDALEAYLRMPDAYPVPQSPYRTADDQLTPEAERGKELFEGKAQCITCHATDVLTDSVKAVGPDDKLTTANTDFLHDVGTVSKTDTDYAGDARDGFKNTRKRGEYDTPTLRGVYATAPYLHDGSAPTLKDVIERAGDKHGRTSGLSDQEINDLVAYLQQIE, encoded by the coding sequence TTGACATTACGAATTAACGGACCGCTTGGCTGGAGGCTGGCGGCGGGCGCGGGAGCGCTCGCCGTCTTGGCGTTCCTTGCCGCCGCCTGCATGCCTTCGGCGGAAAAGGAGCCTGCGGGTCCGCAGTCGGGCAGCAGCATTACCGTCAGCCCGGACGGGGATACGATTTTCGTGGCGAACGGGGATGCCAATACGGTGACCGTCGTCGATGCCGGCAGCCGCAAGGTCGTGAAAGAGATTCAGGTCGGCCGGGAACCGCGGCAGCTGACGGTCTCGCCGGACGGCGGAACGCTCTATGTCACGTGCAGATACGCGAACAGCGTCGAATGGATCGACGTCCGCTCGGGCAAGGTACTCGGCACGGCGAAAACCGGCATCGAGCCGATCGGCATCGTCCGCAGCCCGGACGGCAAAACGCTGTATGTCACCAATTACCGATCGGGTACCGTGTCCGTCGTGGACGCCGTCAAACGGACGATTTTGAAGCAGCTGCCCGCCGGCGACAAGCCGAGGGCGCTTGCGCTGTCCGCCGACGGCGGGACGCTGTACGTCTCGGATTATTTGAGCGCCGATACGCTCGTGTACGATACGCAATCGATGAAGCGGAAGAGCGACGTGAAGCTTGCGCCTTCTCCCGACCAGAAGGACCGCAAAAAAAGCCAGGGCATTCCGAACACGATCGAGCAGATCCGCATTGCCCCGGACGGCAAAACGGCCTGGGAGCCGCATCTGCTCACGAACGTCGATACGACGATCCAGTTTGAGGAAGTTATTTTTCCCGCGTTTTCGGTGCTCGATTTAACGACGGACAAAGAGGACGCGAAAGCGCGCAAGGAGCTGTTCAAAGCGATCGACGTCAAGGACAAGTTCGGCAAATCGACGATCGTATCGAATCCGTCGGACGTTCTTTTCTCCAAAGACGGCACAAAGGCGTACGCGCTCTTGAGCGGCAGCGAGGATCTGCTCGTGTTCGACTTATCGCGCGGCGGCAGGGCCAGCCAAATCATCCGTCATTTGCCCGGGGATTATCCGGTGGCGATGGCGATGTCGCCGGACGGCAAAAACTTGTACATCCATAATGAAAATTCGCACGACATGAGCGTGGTGACGCTCCCTTCGGGCGAAGAGGGCGGGCAGCCGCGCGTGGACGGCGCGCCGGTGAAGCTGATCGCACGGGACCGGCTGACGCCGGAGGAGCGGCTCGGCAAAACGATCTTTTACAGCGCCAATACGGACGATTACCCGATTACCGGCTCGTTCTGGATGAGCTGCGCTTCCTGCCATTCCGACGGCAGAACCGACGGGCTGACGCTGACGACGGGCAAAGGACCGCGGAACGTGCCGAGCAACGTGCTCGCGTTTGAGACCGGGCTGTTCATGTGGGACGGCAGCCGCGACGATTTCGACGATTATATTCATACGATCCAAGGCGAAATGGGCGGTATGATGGATGTCGATCCGGCCAGGCCGATTCCGGCGGATAAGCAGAAGATGTTCGACGCCCTGGAAGCATACCTGCGCATGCCGGACGCCTATCCGGTGCCGCAGAGCCCGTACCGGACGGCGGATGATCAACTGACGCCGGAAGCGGAGCGCGGCAAGGAGCTTTTCGAGGGGAAAGCGCAGTGCATTACGTGCCATGCGACGGACGTTCTTACCGACAGCGTCAAGGCGGTCGGACCGGACGACAAGCTGACGACGGCCAATACCGATTTCCTGCACGACGTCGGTACCGTCAGCAAAACAGATACCGATTACGCCGGCGACGCGCGCGACGGCTTCAAGAACACGCGCAAGCGGGGCGAATACGACACGCCGACGCTTCGCGGCGTATACGCGACGGCCCCGTATTTGCACGACGGCAGCGCGCCGACGCTGAAGGACGTGATCGAGCGCGCCGGCGACAAACACGGCCGTACCAGCGGCCTCAGCGACCAGGAAATCAACGACCTCGTCGCCTATCTCCAGCAGATCGAGTAG
- a CDS encoding alpha/beta-type small acid-soluble spore protein gives MAGQSRSSNQLVVPQASAALNQMKYEVAQELGIQIPQDGYYGNMATRDAGSLGGYITRKLVQIAEQQLSGSQFR, from the coding sequence ATGGCAGGACAATCTCGCAGCAGCAATCAGCTGGTCGTACCTCAAGCAAGCGCAGCTCTTAACCAAATGAAATACGAAGTGGCTCAAGAGCTTGGCATTCAAATTCCGCAAGACGGCTACTATGGCAACATGGCCACTCGCGACGCCGGTTCCCTCGGGGGCTACATCACCCGTAAACTGGTTCAAATCGCCGAGCAGCAGCTGTCCGGTTCGCAATTCCGTTAA